Proteins co-encoded in one Bacteroidales bacterium genomic window:
- a CDS encoding PorP/SprF family type IX secretion system membrane protein yields MNKRLLNIIIYLFFVLFIQAQDIHLTQYYTSPLNLNPAVSGFFYGTQRFTMQNKSQWRSVTVPFKTFSASVDMPVIKRLLKQDMFGVGLVVNRDIAGDSKFSTTQVNLSFSYIKSISRINNQFVGAGIQLGAAQRSIDYSQLIFDSQFDGNAYNPALGNNEHFAKTNFLFYDISAGVFWNLLKHRKQGFDAGIAMYHINRPKQSLFYDNSIKLDRKIVIHAGSQFRAKKNIDIFPGILFMNQGKYREIDIGALAKIIKVPNEANYFALALGMYYRINDAFNFIAGIDYRDVSVGVSYDVNTSTLVPASNYMGGFEVSIIYIINKYKKTYVKKIPCPIF; encoded by the coding sequence ATGAATAAACGACTTCTCAATATAATAATTTATTTATTTTTTGTTCTTTTTATTCAGGCACAGGACATTCATCTTACGCAGTATTACACCAGTCCGTTAAATCTGAATCCTGCTGTTTCAGGTTTTTTTTATGGAACACAACGATTCACCATGCAGAATAAATCACAATGGCGTTCAGTTACTGTCCCTTTTAAAACATTTTCTGCTTCGGTTGATATGCCTGTGATAAAGCGTTTATTAAAACAGGATATGTTCGGTGTAGGTTTGGTTGTAAACCGCGATATTGCTGGTGATTCTAAATTCAGCACCACGCAGGTGAATCTTTCATTTTCTTATATTAAATCAATAAGCAGAATAAATAACCAGTTTGTTGGAGCAGGAATACAATTGGGTGCAGCACAACGCAGCATTGATTATTCTCAACTTATCTTCGACAGTCAGTTCGATGGAAATGCTTATAATCCTGCTCTTGGCAATAATGAGCATTTTGCAAAAACAAATTTTTTATTCTATGATATATCTGCCGGTGTCTTCTGGAATTTGTTGAAACATCGCAAACAGGGATTTGATGCAGGTATAGCAATGTATCATATCAACAGACCAAAGCAATCTTTATTTTATGATAATTCTATTAAACTTGACAGAAAAATAGTTATTCATGCTGGTTCACAGTTTAGAGCTAAAAAAAATATAGATATTTTTCCGGGGATACTTTTTATGAACCAGGGAAAATACAGGGAGATTGATATTGGTGCATTGGCTAAAATTATTAAAGTTCCAAATGAAGCCAATTACTTTGCTTTAGCGTTGGGAATGTATTATCGAATTAATGATGCGTTTAATTTTATTGCTGGTATCGATTACCGGGATGTTTCAGTTGGTGTAAGTTATGATGTGAATACGTCGACTCTGGTGCCGGCAAGTAATTATATGGGAGGTTTTGAAGTTTCGATAATTTATATAATAAATAAATATAAGAAGACGTATGTGAAGAAAATTCCTTGTCCGATATTTTAA
- a CDS encoding PKD domain-containing protein gives MKIKFNILFLFFYFIIFLCGINNSLFAQPQHEGNLEFIENKNQWDENVLYKSEICGGAVFLGKNGFTFAFKDLKAVKKIQQYKTLPPDKREKLLPSDFIINHHAYKINFLNAKPDVNVVANEQKAGCYNYFIGNDKNKWASKVKSYRSVTYKELYAKTDLCIYENNFLMKYDFTLQPGADINNIKLQYEGVDVIAIREGNIYIKTSVNEVTELSPEAYQYKGKNKVQVECKYKLTGNILSFEFPKGYDKTKELIIDPTLIFSTYSGSTVDNWGFTATYDTYGNAYSGGVAFGTGFPVSTGAYQVNYGGGDVGSGYGCDISIIKYDSSGTQRLWATYLGGSANELPHSMIVNEQNELVLFGTTGSLNYPVTAGAYDQSFNGGDNITYDGAIIFSNGIDIFVSKLSEDGTQLVASTFVGGTKNDGMNYPSILSKNYADGARGEVMTDANSNVYIVSTTNSIDFPVTSGAFQTTAGGGDQDGCVFKLNANLSSMIWASYLGGNGNDATYGIVLDDNKNVYVTGGTASANFPVTSGALHTSYLGGNSDGYISEISANGNSILNSTYYGSDAYDQSYLIDIDNSNNIYVYGQTAATGTTMIYNATWNKPNGGQFVSKINSSLNSLAWSTTFGTGNGGPDISPTAFLVDICNKIYMTGWGGPNTNGFGGTAGLPITSDAFQSTTDNNDYYLLVINDDASSLIYATYFGSPNSNDHVDGGTSRFDRQGRIYQSVCAGCGSFDDFPTTPGAWSNTNNSTNCNNALFKFDFEMPMVIADFLPPDACISENNYFQNTSTVSNSADATYQWSFGDGATSALENPYHSYSLPGVYYVTLIVENTGACNSIDTVIKQVTVYSITLNACNDTTMCQGSVTLDANSSGTATNFIWSDTPDFTNILNNPTTDSSVVVSTNVSATYYIQALNQHCSKIDSVHVYIANVNVNIQPGITPTCKNMCNGQITLTVTGGTSPYDYQWSNGSHTQTLNNLCEGNYTITITDANHCTTSEIIQLASINPPLLILSMTPDTCSLCNGTATVSVSGGSPPYEYTWLPGMQSNSTITDLCSGEYIVRVSDSLDCSIIDTIDVTPVQSFDINVHSTPDVCFQGNGTATVIATGSSGYTYDWGAGSIQNTPVISGLHSGTYNVTVTDIKQCSEVISAVVGDSGDLNISLFAYPKVLTLIDDLPVHFIGSSADNVVNWQWDFGDGTTYSGASSEEHTYCSLGTFLITLIGTGNNGCKDTAYENIEVRDIFAFYIPNAFTPDGDGINDFFFPQGINVDPENFEMWIYNRWGNMIYHTDVWYDDEYKCEGWNGTEDNLGTWNDAIIDVYVYHINVREIFGPEYTYYGKVVLIK, from the coding sequence GATTTAAAAGCAGTAAAAAAAATACAACAGTACAAAACATTACCACCTGATAAAAGAGAAAAATTACTTCCTTCCGATTTTATCATTAATCATCATGCTTATAAAATAAACTTTCTGAATGCAAAGCCGGATGTTAATGTTGTGGCTAATGAGCAGAAAGCAGGGTGCTATAATTATTTTATCGGAAATGATAAAAACAAATGGGCATCGAAAGTTAAATCATACCGAAGCGTAACTTATAAAGAACTTTATGCTAAAACTGATTTATGTATTTATGAAAATAATTTTTTAATGAAATATGATTTTACATTGCAACCCGGTGCTGATATTAATAATATTAAACTTCAGTATGAAGGTGTTGATGTAATTGCAATACGTGAAGGAAACATTTATATAAAAACTTCAGTGAATGAAGTTACGGAACTTAGTCCTGAAGCATATCAGTATAAAGGAAAAAATAAAGTACAAGTTGAATGTAAATATAAGCTGACAGGAAATATTTTATCGTTTGAATTTCCGAAAGGTTATGATAAAACAAAAGAATTAATCATTGATCCTACTTTAATTTTTTCAACCTATTCGGGTTCAACCGTTGACAACTGGGGCTTTACCGCAACATATGACACGTATGGAAATGCATATTCAGGTGGAGTTGCATTTGGTACAGGATTTCCTGTTTCTACAGGAGCTTATCAGGTAAATTATGGTGGCGGAGATGTTGGTAGTGGATACGGCTGTGATATATCAATCATCAAATATGATTCATCAGGAACACAGCGTTTGTGGGCAACCTATTTAGGCGGCTCTGCAAATGAGCTTCCTCATAGTATGATTGTCAATGAACAGAATGAACTTGTTCTTTTTGGAACAACGGGTTCTTTGAACTACCCTGTAACAGCAGGGGCTTATGATCAAAGTTTTAATGGTGGTGATAATATTACATATGATGGCGCAATTATATTTTCTAATGGGATTGATATATTCGTATCTAAATTAAGTGAAGACGGAACACAATTGGTTGCTTCCACGTTTGTTGGAGGGACTAAGAATGACGGTATGAATTACCCTTCGATACTTTCAAAGAATTATGCTGATGGTGCCCGTGGTGAAGTAATGACTGATGCAAATAGCAATGTGTATATTGTTTCCACAACGAATTCAATCGATTTCCCTGTTACATCAGGTGCGTTTCAAACTACCGCTGGAGGCGGCGATCAGGATGGTTGTGTATTCAAATTGAATGCAAATCTTTCAAGTATGATATGGGCTTCATATCTTGGAGGAAATGGAAATGATGCAACATACGGTATAGTTCTCGATGATAACAAAAATGTTTATGTTACCGGTGGAACAGCTTCTGCAAATTTTCCTGTTACATCAGGTGCATTGCATACTTCATATCTGGGAGGCAATTCGGATGGATACATTTCCGAAATAAGTGCGAATGGAAATTCTATCTTAAATTCTACCTATTACGGTTCTGATGCCTACGACCAGTCGTATTTGATAGATATTGACAATTCAAATAATATCTATGTATACGGACAAACAGCAGCTACAGGAACGACAATGATATATAATGCCACATGGAATAAACCGAATGGCGGGCAGTTTGTGAGTAAAATAAATTCTTCATTAAATTCATTAGCATGGTCAACAACTTTTGGCACTGGTAATGGTGGACCTGATATTTCTCCTACAGCTTTTCTGGTTGATATTTGTAATAAAATATATATGACTGGATGGGGAGGACCTAATACAAATGGTTTTGGTGGTACTGCTGGTCTTCCAATAACATCAGATGCATTTCAAAGCACTACAGATAATAATGATTATTATTTGCTTGTAATCAATGATGATGCTTCATCGCTTATTTACGCTACCTATTTTGGTAGTCCAAATTCTAATGATCATGTTGATGGAGGAACCAGCAGATTTGACAGGCAGGGAAGAATATACCAGTCGGTTTGTGCCGGATGTGGCAGTTTTGATGATTTCCCTACAACACCAGGGGCATGGTCAAATACGAATAATAGCACCAACTGTAATAATGCTCTTTTTAAATTTGATTTTGAAATGCCAATGGTGATTGCCGATTTCCTTCCTCCTGATGCATGTATTTCTGAAAACAATTATTTTCAGAATACTTCTACCGTTAGCAACTCTGCTGATGCTACATATCAATGGTCGTTTGGCGATGGAGCAACTTCTGCTCTTGAAAACCCTTATCATTCGTACTCTTTACCCGGGGTATATTATGTTACACTTATTGTTGAAAATACAGGAGCATGTAATTCGATTGATACCGTGATCAAGCAGGTAACCGTTTATTCAATAACATTAAATGCCTGTAATGATACAACAATGTGCCAGGGAAGTGTTACGCTTGACGCGAACTCATCAGGAACGGCAACAAATTTCATTTGGTCTGATACGCCTGATTTTACTAATATTTTAAATAATCCTACTACTGACAGTTCTGTGGTTGTTTCTACAAATGTTTCTGCAACATATTATATTCAGGCATTGAATCAGCATTGTTCAAAAATTGATAGTGTTCATGTATATATTGCAAATGTAAATGTTAATATTCAACCTGGAATTACACCAACATGTAAGAATATGTGTAATGGGCAGATTACATTAACTGTAACAGGTGGAACATCTCCGTACGATTACCAATGGAGTAATGGTAGTCATACACAAACATTAAATAACTTGTGTGAAGGAAATTATACGATTACAATTACTGATGCGAATCATTGTACCACTTCTGAAATAATTCAGTTGGCTTCAATTAATCCTCCTTTATTAATTTTATCTATGACTCCCGATACATGTAGCTTGTGTAATGGTACTGCTACAGTAAGTGTTTCCGGCGGCAGCCCTCCATATGAATACACATGGTTACCTGGGATGCAGAGTAATTCTACCATTACAGACCTATGTAGCGGTGAATATATTGTAAGAGTATCCGACTCATTGGACTGTAGTATTATTGATACAATTGATGTTACACCTGTTCAGAGTTTTGATATAAATGTGCATTCAACACCTGATGTTTGTTTTCAGGGTAACGGAACAGCTACAGTAATTGCTACAGGTAGCTCCGGGTATACCTATGATTGGGGCGCCGGTTCAATACAAAATACACCGGTAATTTCCGGACTTCATTCGGGAACTTATAATGTAACAGTTACTGATATAAAACAATGCTCTGAGGTTATATCAGCTGTTGTAGGTGATTCGGGAGATTTAAATATTTCATTGTTTGCCTACCCTAAAGTTCTAACTTTAATTGATGACCTACCTGTTCACTTTATTGGAAGCTCAGCTGATAATGTTGTTAACTGGCAATGGGATTTCGGAGATGGAACAACATATTCAGGGGCGTCTTCCGAAGAACATACATATTGCAGTTTGGGCACTTTCCTGATCACTCTGATAGGAACAGGTAATAATGGCTGTAAAGATACAGCATACGAAAATATTGAAGTACGCGATATTTTCGCGTTTTACATTCCTAATGCATTTACTCCGGATGGTGATGGTATCAATGATTTCTTTTTCCCCCAGGGAATTAATGTTGATCCCGAAAATTTTGAAATGTGGATATACAATCGTTGGGGAAATATGATATATCACACTGATGTATGGTATGATGACGAATACAAATGCGAAGGATGGAACGGAACCGAAGATAACCTGGGTACATGGAATGATGCGATAATTGATGTTTATGTTTATCATATAAATGTTAGAGAAATTTTTGGACCTGAATATACATACTATGGTAAGGTGGTATTAATAAAGTAA
- a CDS encoding DUF1573 domain-containing protein — MRKILFFIICLNSLPLLAQTTDENLKFGDDAFADGDYYSASTYYYSVLSGDTTNIELAYKYAESCRLFNDYRQAEKWYQVVYESKETEKYPLALFYLALMNKNNGEYSTAKNNFYKYYNKNKKEDSYYTQKALHEVESCDFAMKLVKDTVSVLIEHLTENVNTPYSEFGALQLGDTSLVYSALRPNSADEYQDILPNFYLSRIYSSKNTIAGWSKGREFPYIINNKESNNANITYTPIHKKIFFSRCSVDKISDMKCVIYVTEFANGKWQKPVKLDDRINAPGYTSTQPSYSKLDDGREVLYFVSNMPGGYGKYDIWFSVINKGSYNAPLNLGNNINTPGDEISPFYYKEKNTLFFSSDWYNGLGGYDIFKSKGTLNEWEIPENMGFPINTSYNDLYFSVNENDTDGYFTSNRPGSFYIKGETCCNDIWSYEWLNKKKIKKDSVKIVEVKKDTVDYEQNIKDLLPLTLYFHNDIPDPGSRDTFTRLNYKTTLAAYIEMKEIYEKEYSKGLKGTDEAKAINDIQEFFSNYVENGFEKLQKMTDWLLRDLQKGNEVKITVKGFCSPLHTTEYNTKLAKRRISSLKNYFNEYENGIFLKYLNGTSADGGKLIIHEEPVGELQSNKFVSDNPNDERNSIYSRAAALERKIQIIMYESKDSVEKKNILPEIKFVNNSYDFGTVTKGEKKVYSFVFRNTGEASLIIAGVETSCGCTVSDFPKDPILPGESQQINILFDSHDELGIKSETITVYSNAKNSKVELKMNANVVEK; from the coding sequence ATGAGAAAAATTCTGTTTTTTATAATATGCCTGAATAGCCTGCCATTATTGGCACAAACGACTGATGAAAATTTAAAATTTGGGGATGATGCTTTTGCTGATGGCGATTATTACAGCGCTTCCACTTACTATTATTCTGTTCTTTCCGGTGATACAACAAATATTGAACTTGCATACAAATATGCCGAATCATGCCGTTTATTCAACGATTACAGGCAAGCTGAAAAATGGTACCAGGTAGTTTATGAATCGAAAGAAACCGAAAAATATCCTCTGGCATTATTTTATCTGGCATTGATGAATAAGAATAATGGAGAATATTCTACAGCGAAAAATAATTTTTATAAATATTACAACAAGAATAAAAAAGAGGATTCCTATTATACTCAAAAAGCTTTGCATGAAGTTGAATCGTGCGACTTTGCAATGAAGCTGGTGAAGGACACCGTATCTGTGTTAATTGAACATCTTACTGAAAATGTAAACACTCCGTACTCTGAATTTGGTGCCTTGCAGCTTGGCGATACATCGCTTGTGTATTCCGCATTGCGACCTAATTCTGCAGATGAATACCAGGACATACTTCCTAATTTTTATCTTTCACGGATTTATTCTTCAAAAAATACAATTGCCGGATGGTCGAAAGGGCGCGAATTTCCGTACATCATCAATAATAAAGAGAGCAATAATGCAAACATTACATATACTCCCATTCATAAAAAAATATTTTTCTCGCGTTGCTCAGTTGATAAAATTTCAGATATGAAGTGTGTCATTTATGTAACAGAATTTGCAAATGGAAAATGGCAGAAGCCTGTAAAACTTGATGACCGGATAAATGCACCCGGCTACACCAGCACACAGCCATCGTATTCAAAACTCGATGATGGAAGAGAAGTCTTGTATTTTGTTTCAAATATGCCCGGTGGTTATGGCAAATACGATATTTGGTTTTCGGTGATAAACAAAGGAAGTTACAATGCTCCTCTGAATTTGGGAAACAACATAAATACTCCCGGCGATGAAATTTCTCCCTTCTATTACAAAGAAAAAAATACGCTTTTCTTTAGCTCCGACTGGTACAACGGACTTGGTGGTTATGATATTTTTAAATCAAAAGGAACATTGAACGAATGGGAAATACCCGAAAATATGGGCTTCCCAATTAATACAAGTTATAACGATTTATATTTTTCAGTAAATGAAAATGACACCGATGGATATTTTACATCCAATCGCCCGGGTTCGTTTTACATTAAAGGTGAAACATGTTGCAATGATATCTGGTCATACGAATGGCTGAATAAAAAGAAAATAAAAAAAGATTCCGTAAAGATTGTTGAAGTAAAAAAAGATACTGTAGATTACGAACAGAATATTAAAGACCTCTTGCCGCTCACTTTGTATTTTCACAATGATATTCCCGATCCGGGCTCAAGAGATACATTCACACGCTTGAATTATAAGACAACTCTTGCCGCTTATATTGAGATGAAAGAAATTTATGAAAAAGAATATTCAAAAGGTTTGAAAGGTACTGATGAAGCTAAAGCAATCAATGATATTCAGGAATTCTTTTCAAACTATGTGGAAAACGGTTTTGAAAAATTACAAAAAATGACCGATTGGCTTTTGCGTGATTTGCAAAAAGGAAATGAAGTGAAGATAACCGTAAAAGGTTTTTGCAGTCCGCTACATACCACTGAATACAATACAAAGCTTGCCAAACGACGAATATCAAGTTTGAAAAATTATTTTAATGAATATGAAAACGGTATATTTCTGAAATACCTTAACGGAACTTCTGCAGATGGCGGAAAACTTATCATTCACGAAGAACCTGTTGGTGAATTACAGTCGAATAAATTTGTGAGCGATAATCCGAATGATGAGCGAAACTCGATATACAGCAGGGCTGCAGCTTTAGAAAGAAAGATACAAATCATTATGTATGAATCGAAAGATTCTGTTGAAAAGAAAAATATTTTACCTGAAATAAAATTTGTAAATAATTCGTATGATTTCGGAACTGTTACAAAAGGCGAAAAGAAAGTATATTCATTTGTCTTCAGGAATACAGGCGAAGCAAGTTTAATTATTGCAGGTGTTGAAACCAGTTGCGGATGCACTGTTTCCGATTTTCCGAAAGATCCCATACTTCCCGGCGAATCACAACAAATAAATATTTTATTCGATAGCCACGATGAACTGGGAATAAAATCAGAAACGATTACCGTTTATTCCAATGCTAAAAATTCTAAAGTGGAATTGAAGATGAATGCTAATGTGGTTGAGAAGTAG